A single genomic interval of Shewanella psychropiezotolerans harbors:
- a CDS encoding polyamine ABC transporter substrate-binding protein: MKLLKKMTTLALLGAGVFASTGAMAEEVVRVYNWSDYIAEDTLANFEKETGIRVIYDVFDSNEVVEAKLLSGSSGYDIVVPSNSFLAKQIKAGAFQKLDSNQLPNHKNLNPELMKQLETADPGNQYSVPYLWGTNGIGYNEAKVKAVLGDDAPLDSLELIFNPKYAEKLTSCGLALLDSADEMVPMAMLYLGLDPNSTKSEDFKKAGEVLAKVRPYITYFHSSRYITDLANGDICVAFGYSGDIFQAAARAEEADNGQVISYAIPKEGANLWFDMLAIPADAKNVQNAHTFINYLLRPEVIAPITNYVAYANPNVAAQEFVDKEILNDTSIYPNEEILKRLYVGEVRPLKAQRVMTRVWTKVKSGY; the protein is encoded by the coding sequence ATGAAGCTATTAAAGAAGATGACCACACTTGCGCTTTTGGGAGCGGGTGTATTTGCCAGTACAGGAGCCATGGCCGAAGAGGTTGTTCGCGTCTATAACTGGTCTGATTATATTGCCGAAGACACTTTAGCTAATTTCGAGAAAGAGACTGGGATCCGTGTCATCTATGATGTGTTCGACAGTAATGAAGTGGTCGAAGCTAAATTGCTCTCTGGCAGTTCGGGTTACGATATTGTGGTGCCATCGAATAGCTTCCTGGCTAAACAGATCAAGGCCGGAGCATTTCAAAAACTAGATTCTAATCAACTGCCAAACCATAAGAACTTAAATCCTGAGCTGATGAAACAGCTGGAAACGGCTGATCCAGGTAATCAGTATTCGGTGCCATATCTATGGGGAACCAATGGTATAGGCTATAACGAAGCTAAGGTCAAAGCTGTATTAGGTGACGATGCGCCGCTGGACTCTCTTGAGCTGATTTTTAATCCTAAGTATGCAGAAAAATTAACCTCATGTGGCTTAGCATTGTTGGACTCAGCCGATGAGATGGTTCCAATGGCTATGCTCTATCTTGGTTTAGATCCCAACAGCACTAAGTCTGAGGATTTTAAGAAAGCCGGTGAAGTCTTGGCTAAAGTTCGTCCCTATATCACTTACTTCCACTCTTCTCGTTATATTACCGATCTTGCTAATGGCGATATCTGTGTCGCATTCGGTTATTCGGGAGATATTTTCCAGGCGGCGGCTCGTGCCGAAGAGGCCGATAATGGTCAAGTGATTAGTTATGCCATTCCGAAAGAGGGGGCTAATCTTTGGTTCGATATGCTGGCGATCCCTGCCGATGCTAAAAATGTTCAGAATGCACATACCTTCATCAACTACCTGCTTCGTCCTGAAGTGATAGCCCCTATTACTAACTATGTGGCCTATGCCAATCCTAACGTAGCCGCTCAAGAGTTTGTAGATAAAGAGATCTTAAACGATACCTCCATCTATCCCAATGAAGAGATCCTCAAGCGCCTTTATGTGGGTGAGGTTCGTCCGTTGAAGGCCCAGCGAGTGATGACTCGCGTCTGGACCAAGGTTAAGTCAGGTTATTAG
- a CDS encoding gamma-glutamyl-gamma-aminobutyrate hydrolase family protein produces the protein MSDAGLAVIGVTACNQDLGLHPFNIVGEKYLLSIADATKAWPLVIPALGHCPAELILPRLDGILFTGSPSNIEPHHFQGQPSEAGTHHDPKRDATTMPLLKAAIDAGIPVLAICRGFQEMNVVFGGSLHQKLHQVGGFIEHREDKQEPVEVQYGISHEVHIEPGGLLHEAWGRSSAEVNSVHTQGVDRLGIGLRPEAYAPDGLVEAFSIKDAKNFALGVQWHPEWKVLDNPFYTSIFNAFSVACERRANSRTR, from the coding sequence ATGTCGGATGCAGGGCTTGCTGTCATTGGGGTGACGGCGTGCAATCAGGATTTAGGCTTACATCCATTCAATATAGTCGGTGAAAAGTACCTGCTTAGTATCGCGGACGCGACTAAGGCTTGGCCATTAGTCATTCCTGCATTAGGTCATTGTCCGGCGGAGCTAATCTTACCTCGTCTGGACGGCATTCTCTTTACCGGTTCTCCTTCAAATATCGAGCCCCATCACTTTCAGGGCCAGCCAAGCGAGGCGGGTACTCACCACGATCCTAAACGCGACGCTACAACTATGCCCTTACTCAAGGCGGCAATCGATGCCGGTATTCCTGTGTTGGCGATTTGTCGTGGTTTTCAGGAGATGAATGTGGTCTTCGGTGGCAGTTTGCACCAGAAATTACATCAAGTGGGTGGCTTTATCGAACACAGAGAAGATAAGCAAGAGCCAGTCGAAGTGCAGTATGGCATCTCTCACGAGGTGCACATTGAACCTGGAGGATTGCTCCATGAGGCATGGGGCCGTAGCTCCGCAGAGGTGAACTCTGTGCATACCCAAGGCGTCGATCGTCTGGGTATTGGGTTACGGCCAGAAGCATATGCCCCAGATGGTTTAGTAGAGGCATTCTCTATTAAAGATGCAAAGAATTTTGCACTGGGCGTGCAGTGGCATCCTGAATGGAAGGTGTTAGACAATCCGTTTTATACCTCAATTTTTAACGCTTTCAGTGTTGCCTGTGAACGTCGTGCAAACAGCCGAACGAGATAA
- a CDS encoding ABC transporter permease subunit gives MSRLSKLSFSTIMLWAGMFFLYAPMLILVIYSFNESKLVTVWGGFSPKWYGELFRDQQILDAVWTSLKVAFFASTMAVVLGTMAAFVMTRFKRSWGKITLSNMITAPLVMPEVITGLSLLLLFIHMADLLGWPKERGMMTVWIAHSTFCASYVAVVVSARLRELDLSIEEAAQDLGATPLKTFFHITVPMISPSLAAGWLLSFSLSLDDLVIASFTSGPGATTLPMVVFSSVRMGVSPKINALATLIILTVSLIAFICWYLARRSERKNLPPAM, from the coding sequence ATGAGCAGATTAAGCAAGTTGAGTTTCTCTACCATCATGCTGTGGGCGGGGATGTTTTTCCTCTATGCTCCCATGCTTATCTTAGTCATCTACTCGTTCAACGAGTCCAAGCTGGTGACGGTGTGGGGCGGATTCTCGCCTAAGTGGTACGGTGAACTGTTTCGCGATCAGCAGATCTTAGATGCGGTATGGACCAGTTTGAAAGTGGCCTTCTTCGCCTCCACTATGGCTGTGGTATTAGGCACAATGGCGGCGTTCGTGATGACACGTTTCAAACGTTCATGGGGCAAGATAACACTGTCGAACATGATCACAGCGCCTTTAGTGATGCCGGAAGTGATCACGGGTCTGTCGCTGTTGCTGCTGTTTATTCATATGGCAGATCTCTTGGGCTGGCCCAAGGAGCGCGGCATGATGACGGTGTGGATTGCTCACTCGACCTTCTGTGCATCCTATGTGGCCGTGGTGGTTTCGGCTCGCCTGCGTGAATTGGACCTCTCAATCGAGGAGGCGGCTCAGGATCTTGGGGCGACGCCATTGAAGACTTTCTTCCATATCACAGTCCCCATGATCTCGCCTTCATTGGCGGCGGGCTGGCTACTGTCATTTAGCTTGTCTTTGGATGACTTAGTGATAGCCAGCTTCACATCGGGACCAGGGGCGACCACCTTGCCCATGGTGGTGTTCTCGTCGGTGCGTATGGGCGTTTCTCCCAAGATCAATGCCTTAGCTACCCTGATCATTCTGACGGTTTCTTTGATCGCATTTATCTGTTGGTATCTGGCGCGTAGAAGCGAGCGCAAGAACCTGCCACCGGCCATGTAG
- a CDS encoding cupin domain-containing protein, with amino-acid sequence MDIGASLKVIRKQKGLSQRELAKRAGVTNSTISMIEKNSVSPSVSSLKKVLSGLPLSLVDFFSMEGNGESEAKVVYRSDELLDIGDGNLDYKLIGRDYPNRAMSVMSETYPPGSDTGAEMLKHEGEEAAMVLEGKLELTVGDEVFILEAGDSYYFNSESPHRFRNPFDEECRLVSATTPANF; translated from the coding sequence TTGGATATTGGAGCTAGCCTGAAAGTTATCCGTAAACAGAAAGGTCTGTCGCAACGAGAACTTGCTAAGAGAGCTGGAGTGACCAATAGCACCATCTCTATGATTGAGAAAAATAGTGTCAGTCCTTCGGTGAGCTCATTGAAGAAGGTGCTGTCCGGTCTGCCTCTGTCTCTGGTTGATTTCTTCTCTATGGAGGGGAACGGTGAAAGCGAGGCCAAGGTGGTGTACCGAAGTGACGAGCTATTGGACATAGGTGACGGCAACTTAGACTATAAGTTAATCGGACGAGATTACCCTAATCGCGCCATGTCGGTAATGAGTGAGACTTATCCTCCCGGTTCCGACACAGGTGCAGAGATGCTCAAGCATGAGGGTGAAGAAGCGGCCATGGTGCTCGAAGGCAAACTCGAGCTCACGGTAGGGGATGAGGTTTTTATTCTCGAAGCCGGTGATAGTTATTACTTTAACAGTGAGTCTCCCCATAGATTCAGAAATCCATTCGATGAAGAGTGTAGGCTGGTGAGTGCCACGACTCCTGCCAATTTCTAA
- the hspQ gene encoding heat shock protein HspQ — translation MGTVTNITNAKFSVGDLIHHRLFGYRGVIVDVDLNFQLTDSWYEQVAKSRPPKNKPWYSVLVHESSHSTYVAEQNLAPDDILEPISHPMLKQYFSELENGRYISNRPIN, via the coding sequence ATGGGAACGGTAACAAATATAACCAATGCAAAGTTTTCCGTTGGCGACTTAATTCACCACCGGCTTTTTGGCTATCGTGGAGTTATTGTCGATGTTGATTTGAACTTTCAACTAACTGATAGTTGGTATGAACAAGTTGCTAAGTCTCGACCTCCAAAAAATAAGCCTTGGTATAGTGTCTTAGTTCATGAGAGTTCACATTCAACTTATGTGGCCGAACAAAACTTAGCGCCTGATGATATTTTGGAACCTATTAGCCATCCAATGCTTAAACAGTATTTTTCAGAGCTAGAAAATGGTCGATATATTAGTAACAGGCCTATTAATTAA
- a CDS encoding NAD(P)/FAD-dependent oxidoreductase, which translates to MLVKRPVHSDQYPSSYYFDTAKELYEHPQLQESIKVDVCVVGGGFSGINTAIELAQKGFSVALLEAKRIGWGASGRNGGELIRGIGHNIEQFRDIIGEEGVQAINQMGFEAVDIVRQRVKEHKIDCNLQMGYCDLATKPRHMKELYEDYEDLVSQGRGEGFKILEKQDISQVIGSDCYEGALVDMNSGHLHPLNLALGEARVARMLGVKMYEYSAAEKIIKGDKPKVLTAKGEVNCQYLVLAGNAYIGHKLDSYVGGKVLPAGSYLLATEPLTDEQCKTIIPQNMAFADMRIDLDYFHLSEDNRLLFGGLCTYSGKDPKDIEAALRPNLEKVFPQLKGIRIDFEWGGMIGIGANRLPQIGRLPDCPNILYAQAYAGHGVNATHMAARLISEALTAQAGRFDIFDKVQHMTFPGGPTFRSPMLAAGMLYHRMLDIF; encoded by the coding sequence ATGCTAGTTAAGCGCCCGGTTCACAGCGACCAATACCCCTCGTCATACTATTTCGATACTGCCAAGGAGCTATATGAGCACCCGCAACTGCAAGAATCTATCAAGGTAGATGTCTGTGTCGTCGGTGGTGGTTTCAGTGGCATCAACACAGCCATAGAATTAGCCCAGAAAGGATTTTCGGTGGCCCTGTTAGAGGCGAAACGCATAGGCTGGGGAGCATCGGGACGCAATGGCGGAGAGCTGATACGTGGCATTGGCCATAATATTGAACAGTTCCGAGACATCATAGGCGAAGAAGGCGTTCAAGCCATCAACCAGATGGGCTTCGAAGCCGTCGACATCGTCAGGCAGAGAGTCAAAGAACACAAGATAGACTGCAATCTGCAGATGGGATATTGCGACTTAGCCACCAAACCCAGGCACATGAAAGAGCTTTATGAAGACTATGAAGACCTAGTATCCCAAGGCAGAGGAGAGGGGTTTAAAATCCTCGAGAAGCAAGACATCAGTCAGGTCATAGGCTCAGATTGTTATGAGGGGGCTCTGGTCGATATGAACAGCGGTCACCTTCATCCACTCAATCTGGCACTGGGCGAAGCTAGGGTCGCTCGTATGCTTGGGGTGAAGATGTATGAATACAGCGCCGCAGAAAAAATTATCAAGGGCGATAAGCCCAAGGTGCTCACTGCCAAAGGTGAAGTGAACTGTCAGTACTTAGTCCTGGCGGGGAACGCCTATATTGGCCACAAGCTCGACAGCTATGTCGGTGGCAAGGTGCTACCGGCCGGGAGCTACCTGCTCGCCACAGAGCCATTAACCGACGAACAGTGCAAAACAATCATCCCGCAGAATATGGCCTTCGCCGATATGCGTATCGATCTGGATTACTTCCATCTATCAGAAGATAACCGCCTGCTTTTCGGTGGTCTGTGCACTTACTCAGGCAAAGATCCTAAAGATATCGAAGCGGCTCTCAGGCCGAACTTAGAAAAGGTCTTCCCGCAACTCAAAGGAATTAGAATCGATTTCGAGTGGGGCGGCATGATAGGCATAGGCGCGAACCGCCTGCCCCAGATTGGCCGACTACCTGATTGCCCTAATATCCTCTACGCCCAGGCCTATGCGGGTCACGGCGTTAACGCCACCCATATGGCAGCGAGACTCATCAGTGAAGCCCTGACAGCCCAAGCCGGACGCTTCGATATCTTCGACAAGGTGCAACATATGACCTTCCCCGGCGGGCCAACATTCAGATCGCCCATGCTGGCGGCAGGCATGCTCTACCATAGGATGTTGGATATTTTTTAG
- the rpoD gene encoding RNA polymerase sigma factor RpoD: MEHTPQSQLKLLLAKGKEQGYLTYAEVNDHLPADMVDADQIEDIVQMINDMGIRVYEQAPDADEIMMTEDSTDDDAAEEAAAALATVEAELGRTTDPVRMYMREMGTVELLTREGEIVIAKRIEEGIYTVQASVAEYPPAIASILDQFDRYEAEEVRLSDIISGFIDPNAADIAPTATHIGSDLSQSELDKDDSKDDSKDDDEDEEEEGPKGPDPEESKERFTQLREVHENTLRIIADKGRGHPEATVALFEIGELFKEFRLMPKQFDRLVKNMRATMDKVRVQERLIMKLCVEQAKMPKKNFVKGYTADESSIAWFDAELASKKPYAEGLKMIEPDVRRCRFKLDIIEKETGLAIASIKDINRRMSIGEAKARRAKKEMVEANLRLVISIAKKYTNRGLQFLDLIQEGNIGLMKAVDKFEYRRGYKFSTYATWWIRQAITRSIADQARTIRIPVHMIETINKLNRISRQMLQEMGREPTPEELAERMLMPEDKIRKVLKIAKEPISMETPIGDDEDSHLGDFIEDTTLELPLDSATGESLRNATHEVLAGLTAREAKVLRMRFGIDMNTDHTLEEVGKQFDVTRERIRQIEAKALRKLRHPSRSEILKSFLDE; this comes from the coding sequence ATGGAGCACACTCCTCAGTCGCAACTTAAATTGTTGCTAGCTAAAGGTAAAGAGCAAGGCTACTTAACCTATGCAGAAGTGAATGATCACTTGCCTGCTGATATGGTCGATGCAGACCAGATCGAAGATATTGTCCAGATGATTAATGACATGGGTATTCGCGTCTATGAACAGGCGCCGGATGCTGATGAAATCATGATGACAGAAGACAGCACAGATGATGATGCTGCAGAAGAAGCTGCCGCTGCACTTGCAACGGTAGAGGCCGAGCTTGGTCGTACAACAGATCCAGTCCGTATGTATATGCGTGAAATGGGGACTGTTGAACTTCTTACCCGTGAAGGCGAGATCGTTATCGCTAAACGTATCGAAGAAGGAATTTATACCGTTCAAGCATCGGTCGCCGAGTACCCTCCAGCGATTGCCTCGATCCTCGATCAGTTCGATCGCTATGAAGCCGAAGAAGTTCGTCTATCCGATATCATCTCAGGTTTTATCGACCCTAATGCCGCTGATATAGCCCCAACGGCCACTCACATTGGTTCAGATTTGTCACAAAGTGAGCTCGACAAAGATGACTCAAAGGATGACTCGAAGGATGATGATGAAGATGAAGAAGAGGAAGGTCCAAAAGGACCAGATCCTGAAGAATCTAAAGAGCGCTTCACTCAGCTAAGAGAAGTACATGAGAATACGCTGAGGATCATCGCAGACAAAGGTCGTGGCCATCCTGAAGCAACCGTTGCCCTGTTTGAGATTGGTGAATTATTTAAAGAATTCCGTCTCATGCCTAAGCAGTTCGACCGCTTAGTCAAGAACATGCGTGCCACCATGGATAAGGTCCGTGTTCAAGAACGTTTGATCATGAAGCTCTGTGTCGAACAAGCTAAGATGCCTAAGAAAAACTTCGTTAAGGGCTATACCGCCGACGAAAGCAGCATAGCCTGGTTTGACGCCGAACTCGCCTCTAAGAAACCTTATGCTGAAGGTTTAAAGATGATCGAGCCTGACGTTCGTCGTTGTCGCTTCAAGCTCGATATTATCGAGAAAGAAACCGGACTCGCGATTGCGTCTATCAAAGACATCAATCGTCGTATGTCGATCGGTGAAGCTAAGGCTCGCCGCGCTAAGAAAGAGATGGTAGAAGCTAACTTGCGTCTGGTTATCTCTATAGCTAAAAAGTACACCAACCGTGGTCTACAGTTCCTGGATCTTATTCAGGAAGGTAACATTGGCCTGATGAAAGCGGTTGATAAGTTCGAATATCGTCGTGGTTATAAGTTCTCAACCTACGCAACTTGGTGGATCCGTCAGGCGATCACTCGCTCTATTGCCGATCAGGCAAGAACGATCCGTATCCCGGTGCACATGATTGAGACAATCAACAAGCTGAACCGTATTTCTCGTCAGATGCTACAGGAAATGGGCCGCGAGCCGACTCCTGAAGAGCTGGCTGAGCGTATGCTGATGCCTGAAGATAAGATCCGTAAGGTACTTAAGATTGCCAAAGAGCCTATCTCAATGGAAACACCTATCGGTGATGACGAAGATTCGCACTTAGGTGATTTCATCGAGGATACCACTCTCGAGCTACCTTTGGATTCTGCCACAGGCGAAAGCCTGCGAAACGCGACTCACGAAGTATTAGCAGGTCTAACGGCCCGTGAAGCTAAGGTGTTGCGTATGCGTTTCGGTATCGACATGAACACTGACCATACGCTCGAAGAGGTTGGTAAGCAGTTCGACGTGACCCGTGAGCGTATTCGTCAGATTGAAGCTAAGGCGCTGCGTAAGCTACGTCACCCTTCTCGCTCTGAGATCCTCAAGTCTTTCCTTGACGAGTAA
- a CDS encoding ABC transporter permease subunit — protein sequence MKRSLKFRLPKGKYWTIGLPYFWLLLFFALPFAIVLKISLSTAAISIPPYESLASYADESLQIMLNLGNYLLIFEDSLYVQAYLGSIKMAFITTLGCLLIGYPMAYAIARAPKKNQGLLILLVMLPSWTSFLIRVYAWMGLLSNNGVINNFLMWLGVISEPIQMLNTNFAVYIGIIYTYLPFMILPLYATLSQLDGSLLEAASDLGSRSLNTFWRVTLPLSKGGVIAGSMLVFIPVVGEFVIPELLGGPDSLMIGKVLWQEFFNNRDWPVASALAIIMLGLLIIPITLFHRYQAKSMESDL from the coding sequence ATGAAAAGATCATTAAAGTTTAGATTACCCAAGGGAAAATACTGGACCATAGGCTTGCCTTATTTCTGGTTACTCCTATTTTTCGCCCTCCCGTTCGCCATCGTACTGAAAATTAGCCTGTCGACGGCAGCCATCTCGATCCCTCCCTATGAGTCTCTGGCCAGTTATGCCGATGAGTCATTGCAGATCATGCTCAATCTGGGGAATTACCTGCTGATCTTCGAAGACTCCCTGTATGTTCAGGCTTATCTGGGGTCAATCAAGATGGCCTTTATCACCACTCTAGGCTGCTTGTTGATCGGTTACCCCATGGCTTACGCCATTGCCAGAGCCCCGAAGAAAAATCAAGGGCTATTGATTTTATTGGTGATGTTGCCATCTTGGACCTCATTCCTCATTCGGGTTTATGCCTGGATGGGACTGTTAAGCAATAACGGGGTGATCAATAATTTCTTAATGTGGCTTGGGGTGATCTCAGAGCCTATTCAGATGCTCAACACTAACTTTGCTGTTTATATCGGCATCATCTACACCTATCTGCCGTTTATGATACTCCCCCTGTATGCGACTCTGTCTCAGCTCGATGGTAGCTTGTTAGAGGCGGCGTCGGATCTGGGCTCCCGTAGCCTGAATACTTTCTGGAGAGTCACCTTACCTCTGTCTAAGGGCGGGGTTATAGCGGGCTCCATGCTGGTGTTTATTCCCGTCGTTGGTGAGTTCGTTATTCCTGAACTCTTGGGTGGCCCCGATTCCTTGATGATAGGTAAGGTGTTGTGGCAGGAGTTCTTCAATAACCGGGACTGGCCCGTGGCATCGGCGCTGGCAATCATCATGTTAGGTCTGTTAATCATTCCTATCACCTTGTTCCATCGCTATCAGGCCAAGAGTATGGAGAGTGACCTATGA
- a CDS encoding dicarboxylate/amino acid:cation symporter — protein MAIRDKKLINNIGIQVVIAMIIGALVGLYMGEDAVIFGPLGTIFIHLIKMLVIPLVVVSIIAGAASLGDSPSAGKIGIGTFAFFIITSGVAVTLALVMGNIFKPGAGIDFSAHGQSLAQVTAEQGTLPSAIDTLIGMIPTNVFESMTSGNILQILVFCIFFGIALSKVKGDGAKPIIKGLNTVVEAFVWMINCVMIIAPLGVFGLMAESVGSFGFQALEVVLKLFLVFVVAILIYAFIFFPLVVKLFSNVPVMKFVSAMKKPQAMALSTASSMATLPVTMETCEEELNVSKATTAFVLPLGATINMTGNAIYYGLVAMFFAQMYHVDLTMTAYAAIIFTSTLGAIGQAGVPGPSFLVVAVLLAAGIPIDGLPLLFALDRIFDMIRTSLNITGDAVCAVVMDRFSPENK, from the coding sequence GTGGCAATTCGAGATAAAAAATTAATCAATAACATAGGTATTCAGGTGGTTATCGCCATGATAATTGGTGCCTTAGTGGGCCTCTACATGGGAGAGGATGCCGTCATATTTGGGCCTCTGGGTACCATTTTCATCCACCTGATTAAGATGCTGGTCATTCCCTTAGTCGTAGTATCCATTATCGCCGGCGCCGCCAGCTTAGGTGATAGCCCTTCTGCGGGTAAGATAGGTATCGGCACTTTTGCCTTCTTCATTATCACCTCAGGCGTTGCCGTCACGCTGGCACTGGTCATGGGAAATATTTTTAAACCCGGAGCTGGCATAGACTTTAGCGCACACGGTCAATCACTAGCTCAAGTCACTGCCGAGCAAGGCACGCTTCCTAGTGCCATAGATACTCTGATAGGCATGATCCCGACCAATGTGTTTGAGTCTATGACCTCGGGAAATATTCTGCAGATCTTGGTCTTCTGTATCTTTTTCGGTATCGCATTAAGTAAAGTGAAAGGCGATGGTGCTAAGCCGATTATCAAGGGCCTCAATACTGTAGTAGAAGCCTTCGTATGGATGATCAATTGCGTGATGATCATTGCGCCTCTGGGCGTATTTGGTTTGATGGCTGAATCAGTGGGTTCATTCGGGTTTCAGGCTCTAGAAGTCGTATTGAAGCTATTCCTTGTATTCGTGGTGGCGATTCTCATCTATGCCTTCATCTTCTTTCCGTTAGTAGTGAAGCTTTTCTCTAACGTCCCTGTGATGAAGTTTGTCTCGGCGATGAAGAAGCCTCAGGCGATGGCACTATCTACCGCGTCATCTATGGCGACATTGCCAGTCACCATGGAAACCTGTGAAGAGGAGCTCAATGTCTCCAAGGCAACCACAGCCTTCGTATTACCACTGGGCGCGACCATCAACATGACGGGGAACGCTATCTACTATGGCTTGGTCGCCATGTTCTTCGCTCAGATGTATCACGTCGATCTGACCATGACAGCCTATGCTGCCATTATCTTCACTTCGACACTGGGCGCCATAGGTCAAGCCGGCGTGCCAGGGCCCTCCTTCCTCGTTGTCGCCGTACTACTTGCTGCCGGGATCCCGATTGACGGCCTACCACTCTTGTTCGCTCTGGATCGTATATTTGACATGATCCGTACCTCTCTGAACATTACAGGCGACGCAGTTTGCGCAGTAGTAATGGATAGATTCAGTCCAGAAAATAAATAG
- a CDS encoding polyamine ABC transporter substrate-binding protein → MDLFKTLKTSFLVLFCTLAAAGVHAEEVLKVYNWNDYIAKDTLANFQKETGIRVIYDVFDSMEVVEAKLLSGHSGYDIVVPSNDFLAKQIKMGAFLPLDKSKLTNLGNLNSDLMQQLEKADPQNKFAVPYLWGTTGIGYNLEKVKAVLGQEPPFDSLELLFNPKYAEKISSCGFSMMDSADEMISQALTYLKLDPNSTNPDDYKLAGEAIAKVRPYVTYFHSSRYITDLANGDICVAFGFSGDVFQAAARADEAGNGQKISYSIAKEGANLWFDMLAIPSDAENVDNAHQFINYLLRPEVIAEISNYVAYANPNDKAQPMVDEAILSNPGIYPSQEVINNLYIREVRPLKIQRKMTRAWTKAKSGY, encoded by the coding sequence ATGGATCTTTTTAAAACGCTGAAAACATCATTTTTGGTCCTCTTCTGTACTTTAGCCGCTGCTGGAGTTCATGCCGAAGAGGTGCTGAAGGTTTACAACTGGAACGATTATATTGCTAAGGACACCTTAGCAAACTTTCAGAAAGAGACCGGGATTCGGGTCATATATGATGTGTTCGATAGCATGGAGGTGGTGGAGGCTAAACTGCTTTCAGGCCATTCTGGCTATGACATAGTGGTGCCGTCCAATGACTTCTTAGCTAAGCAGATTAAGATGGGCGCTTTTCTGCCTTTAGATAAGAGTAAGCTGACTAACTTAGGCAATTTAAATTCAGATCTTATGCAGCAGCTTGAGAAAGCCGATCCGCAAAATAAGTTTGCTGTGCCTTATTTGTGGGGAACCACTGGGATAGGTTACAACCTGGAAAAGGTCAAGGCTGTGTTAGGGCAAGAGCCACCATTTGATTCTCTGGAGCTTCTCTTTAACCCCAAGTATGCCGAGAAGATATCCAGCTGTGGTTTCTCCATGATGGATTCTGCCGATGAGATGATTTCTCAAGCGCTCACTTACCTCAAACTCGATCCTAACAGCACTAATCCTGATGATTATAAGCTGGCTGGTGAAGCGATAGCTAAGGTTCGTCCCTATGTGACTTACTTCCATTCATCTCGTTATATTACCGATCTGGCTAATGGCGATATCTGTGTGGCCTTTGGCTTCTCTGGCGACGTATTTCAGGCGGCGGCGAGAGCCGATGAGGCGGGTAATGGTCAGAAGATTAGTTACTCGATAGCAAAAGAGGGTGCGAATCTTTGGTTCGATATGCTGGCCATCCCATCGGATGCTGAGAATGTCGATAATGCCCACCAGTTTATTAACTATCTGCTGCGCCCTGAAGTGATTGCTGAGATCTCTAATTATGTGGCCTATGCCAATCCCAACGATAAGGCACAGCCCATGGTAGATGAAGCTATCTTGAGTAATCCGGGGATCTATCCCAGTCAGGAAGTGATCAACAACTTGTATATCCGCGAAGTTAGACCTTTGAAGATACAGCGCAAGATGACCCGAGCCTGGACTAAAGCCAAGTCAGGTTATTAA